A genomic segment from Necator americanus strain Aroian chromosome III, whole genome shotgun sequence encodes:
- a CDS encoding hypothetical protein (NECATOR_CHRIII.G12181.T6): MVHTNDLRGLTTHEVSALIIPDEYVLQFIDCETIKGLVSVVRLGTNDRAGAAVLRYCESLHGRWNLQEIRAVFLRRHLLQNIALELFLATRTAIMFAFPDQETVRNVVYQLPRVGVGVKYGLPQSRKTSLMTPRQLFKHSDMCLKWQKREISNFDYLMFLNTVAGRTFNDLNQYPVFPWILTNYTAETLDLNVAANFRDLSKPIGALSEARRKFFQERYTSWEDETIPAFHYGTHYSTQAFTLNWLMRVEPFTTMFLDMQNGRFDHPDRVFHSIAETWERCQKDSHDVKELIPELFYLPEMMRNNNGFELGTRSDGVKIGDVVLPKWASTPEEFVLLHRQALESDLVSCQLNQWIDLIFGYKQKGPEAVRATNVFYYLTYEGAVCLKSIENAAQLEAIQQQIQSFGQTPVQLLAEAHPPRHSVMTMAPLMFRRCEDDLCMLMKFISNSPVVFLAANTFHQLPQPTVVSVAQNLVFALNRWDNSYTYGTTTRSALSLGTEKAADSDNASNELPLTVDPLLASGNPSVPVVRRHLGDSLDHRLTVRWNNFVSTTDSRCLIVCGYPDYSFRVIDTDSAKVRQVIYGHGDVVTCIARSETSLFADCYVVTGSNDCTVALWHWNGQQGFVAGEYNTPGETPSPRAILTGHEAAISALAVSAEHGLVLSGCEDGTILMHTTAGELLRRWNGKQRVSQLLMSRECVVMAIYGHHRFITLSTTANQLDEAVTDEKIECACLTRDGEYVITGSESGRCAVWRLFPLRKLYSFQQVDSAVRSVAVSANHRFVLAGLDSGSIVVFNVDFNRWHYEYKTRYQVQK; encoded by the exons CAACGACCGTGCAGGAGCAGCG GTACTTCGGTATTGCGAATCGCTTCACGGACGATGGAACCTTCAAGAGATACGAGCTGTTTTTCTACGACGTCACCTTTTGCAAAATATCGCCCTGGAATTGTTCCTGGCAACAAGAA CTGCCATTATGTTCGCATTCCCCGATCAAGAAACGGTACGGAATGTTGTGTACCAGTTGCCGAGAGTTGGTGTTGGCGTGAAGTATGGGTTGCCACAAAGCCGAAAGACCAGTTTGATGACTCCAAGACAGCTGTTCAAGCATTCAGACATGTGTTTAAAATGGCAGAAG AGAGAAATATCAAACTTCGATTATCTGATGTTTTTGAATACGGTAGCTGGTCGAACGTTCAACGATCTCAATCAGTATCCTGTATTCCCGTGGATTCTCACCAATTATACTGCTGAAACGCTTGACCTAAATGTTGCTGCCAACTTTAGGGATTTGTCCAAG CCCATTGGCGCATTGTCGGAGGCCCGCCGCAAGTTCTTCCAAGAACGATACACATCATGGGAAGACGAGACGATACCAGCATTCCACTATGGTACTCACTACTCAACACAAGCATTCACGTTGAATTGGCTGATGAGAGTG GAACCCTTCACCACAATGTTCCTCGACATGCAAAACGGTCGATTCGACCACCCTGACCGTGTGTTCCACAGTATTGCTGAGACTTGGGAGCGATGCCAAAAGGACTCGCATGATGTCAAG GAACTCATTCCCGAACTTTTCTATCTTCCGGAAATGATGCGGAATAACAATGGATTTGAATTGGGGACAAGATCTGATGGAGTTAAG ATTGGTGATGTTGTTCTACCCAAATGGGCATCTACCCCAGAAGAATTCGTTCTACTCCATCGTCAGGCACTTGAAAGTGACTTGGTTAGCTGTCAACTAAACCAATGGATCGATCTTATCTTTGGCTACAAACAAAAAGGCCCTGAAGCG GTTCGAGCCACCAATGTTTTCTACTACCTCACTTACGAAGGAGCCGTTTGCCTTAAATCCATTGAAAATGCCGCACAGTTGGAAGCTATCCAACAACAGATCCAATCGTTTGGTCAGACGCCAGTGCAATTGTTAGCCGAGGCGCATCCACCAAGACATTCAGTGATGACAATG GCTCCATTGATGTTCCGACGATGTGAGGATGATTTGTGCATGTTAATGAAATTCATCTCCAACAGCCCAGTGGTGTTCTTGGCTGCTAACACATTCCATCAACTACCGCAGCCAACGGTGGTATCGGTCGCCCAAAATCTAGTATTCGCCTTGAATCGCTGGGATAATTCGTACActt ACGGTACTACAACGAGAAGCGCTTTGAGCCTGGGAACTGAGAAAGCAGCCGATTCAGATAATGCATCG AACGAATTGCCGTTGACCGTGGATCCTCTACTCGCTTCTGGCAATCCATCAGTGCCGGTGGTTCGACGTCATTTGGGAGATTCTTTAGATCATCGACTAACAGTAAGATGGAACAACTTCGTCTCCACGACGGATAGCAGATGTCTGATAGTATGTGGATACCCAGACTATAGCTTCCGAGTAATCGACACAGACTCAG CAAAGGTACGACAAGTGATCTACGGTCATGGAGATGTGGTCACATGCATCGCCAGATCGGAAACTAGCCTTTTCGCTGACTGCTATGTGGTAACTGGAAGTAATGATTGCACAGTTGCACTATGGCACTGGAATGGGCAG CAGGGCTTTGTTGCTGGCGAGTACAACACTCCCGGAGAGACGCCATCACCTCGGGCAATACTAACGGGACACGAAGCTGCCATTTCCGCGCTCGCTGTCTCTGCTGAACATGGCCTTGTTCTCAGTGGATGTGAAG ACGGTACCATTCTTATGCACACAACTGCTGGAGAGTTACTGCGACGTTGGAACGGTAAACAACGGGTGTCACAGTTGCTGATGAGCAGAGAATGCGTAGTGATGGCAATCTACGGGCACCATCGTTTCATCACGCTCTCCACTACAGCAAATCAGCTGGATGAAGCTGTCACTGACGAAAA GATTGAATGCGCTTGTCTGACTAGAGATGGCGAGTACGTTATAACGGGTTCTGAAAGTGGCCGCTGTGCGGTCTGGAGGCTTTTCCCTCTGCGAAAACTTTACTCCTTCCAG CAAGTAGACAGTGCGGTACGATCAGTGGCTGTTTCGGCGAATCATCGATTTGTTCTTGCTGGACTCGACTCCGGATCAATAGTTGTTTTCAATGTTGATTTTAATCGATGGCATTACGAGTACAAAACTCGATATCAAGTCCAGAAATAA
- a CDS encoding hypothetical protein (NECATOR_CHRIII.G12181.T2), which produces MVHTNDLRGLTTHEVSALIIPDEYVLQFIDCETIKGLVSVVRLGTNDRAGAAVLRYCESLHGRWNLQEIRAVFLRRHLLQNIALELFLATRTAIMFAFPDQETVRNVVYQLPRVGVGVKYGLPQSRKTSLMTPRQLFKHSDMCLKWQKREISNFDYLMFLNTVAGRTFNDLNQYPVFPWILTNYTAETLDLNVAANFRDLSKPIGALSEARRKFFQERYTSWEDETIPAFHYGTHYSTQAFTLNWLMRVEPFTTMFLDMQNGRFDHPDRVFHSIAETWERCQKDSHDVKELIPELFYLPEMMRNNNGFELGTRSDGVKIGDVVLPKWASTPEEFVLLHRQALESDLVSCQLNQWIDLIFGYKQKGPEAVRATNVFYYLTYEGAVCLKSIENAAQLEAIQQQIQSFGQTPVQLLAEAHPPRHSVMTMAPLMFRRCEDDLCMLMKFISNSPVVFLAANTFHQLPQPTVVSVAQNLVFALNRWDNSYTYGTTTRSALSLGTEKAADSDNASVNLRVVGCVSPLKVKNHENELPLTVDPLLASGNPSVPVVRRHLGDSLDHRLTVRWNNFVSTTDSRCLIVCGYPDYSFRVIDTDSAKVRQVIYGHGDVVTCIARSETSLFADCYVVTGSNDCTVALWHWNGQQGFVAGEYNTPGETPSPRAILTGHEAAISALAVSAEHGLVLSGCEDGTILMHTTAGELLRRWNGKQRVSQLLMSRECVVMAIYGHHRFITLSTTANQLDEAVTDEKIECACLTRDGEYVITGSESGRCAVWRLFPLRKLYSFQQVDSAVRSVAVSANHRFVLAGLDSGSIVVFNVDFNRWHYEYKTRYQVQK; this is translated from the exons CAACGACCGTGCAGGAGCAGCG GTACTTCGGTATTGCGAATCGCTTCACGGACGATGGAACCTTCAAGAGATACGAGCTGTTTTTCTACGACGTCACCTTTTGCAAAATATCGCCCTGGAATTGTTCCTGGCAACAAGAA CTGCCATTATGTTCGCATTCCCCGATCAAGAAACGGTACGGAATGTTGTGTACCAGTTGCCGAGAGTTGGTGTTGGCGTGAAGTATGGGTTGCCACAAAGCCGAAAGACCAGTTTGATGACTCCAAGACAGCTGTTCAAGCATTCAGACATGTGTTTAAAATGGCAGAAG AGAGAAATATCAAACTTCGATTATCTGATGTTTTTGAATACGGTAGCTGGTCGAACGTTCAACGATCTCAATCAGTATCCTGTATTCCCGTGGATTCTCACCAATTATACTGCTGAAACGCTTGACCTAAATGTTGCTGCCAACTTTAGGGATTTGTCCAAG CCCATTGGCGCATTGTCGGAGGCCCGCCGCAAGTTCTTCCAAGAACGATACACATCATGGGAAGACGAGACGATACCAGCATTCCACTATGGTACTCACTACTCAACACAAGCATTCACGTTGAATTGGCTGATGAGAGTG GAACCCTTCACCACAATGTTCCTCGACATGCAAAACGGTCGATTCGACCACCCTGACCGTGTGTTCCACAGTATTGCTGAGACTTGGGAGCGATGCCAAAAGGACTCGCATGATGTCAAG GAACTCATTCCCGAACTTTTCTATCTTCCGGAAATGATGCGGAATAACAATGGATTTGAATTGGGGACAAGATCTGATGGAGTTAAG ATTGGTGATGTTGTTCTACCCAAATGGGCATCTACCCCAGAAGAATTCGTTCTACTCCATCGTCAGGCACTTGAAAGTGACTTGGTTAGCTGTCAACTAAACCAATGGATCGATCTTATCTTTGGCTACAAACAAAAAGGCCCTGAAGCG GTTCGAGCCACCAATGTTTTCTACTACCTCACTTACGAAGGAGCCGTTTGCCTTAAATCCATTGAAAATGCCGCACAGTTGGAAGCTATCCAACAACAGATCCAATCGTTTGGTCAGACGCCAGTGCAATTGTTAGCCGAGGCGCATCCACCAAGACATTCAGTGATGACAATG GCTCCATTGATGTTCCGACGATGTGAGGATGATTTGTGCATGTTAATGAAATTCATCTCCAACAGCCCAGTGGTGTTCTTGGCTGCTAACACATTCCATCAACTACCGCAGCCAACGGTGGTATCGGTCGCCCAAAATCTAGTATTCGCCTTGAATCGCTGGGATAATTCGTACActt ACGGTACTACAACGAGAAGCGCTTTGAGCCTGGGAACTGAGAAAGCAGCCGATTCAGATAATGCATCG gTAAATTTAAGAGTAGTTGGCTGCGTATCTCCGttgaaagtaaaaaatcaTGAG AACGAATTGCCGTTGACCGTGGATCCTCTACTCGCTTCTGGCAATCCATCAGTGCCGGTGGTTCGACGTCATTTGGGAGATTCTTTAGATCATCGACTAACAGTAAGATGGAACAACTTCGTCTCCACGACGGATAGCAGATGTCTGATAGTATGTGGATACCCAGACTATAGCTTCCGAGTAATCGACACAGACTCAG CAAAGGTACGACAAGTGATCTACGGTCATGGAGATGTGGTCACATGCATCGCCAGATCGGAAACTAGCCTTTTCGCTGACTGCTATGTGGTAACTGGAAGTAATGATTGCACAGTTGCACTATGGCACTGGAATGGGCAG CAGGGCTTTGTTGCTGGCGAGTACAACACTCCCGGAGAGACGCCATCACCTCGGGCAATACTAACGGGACACGAAGCTGCCATTTCCGCGCTCGCTGTCTCTGCTGAACATGGCCTTGTTCTCAGTGGATGTGAAG ACGGTACCATTCTTATGCACACAACTGCTGGAGAGTTACTGCGACGTTGGAACGGTAAACAACGGGTGTCACAGTTGCTGATGAGCAGAGAATGCGTAGTGATGGCAATCTACGGGCACCATCGTTTCATCACGCTCTCCACTACAGCAAATCAGCTGGATGAAGCTGTCACTGACGAAAA GATTGAATGCGCTTGTCTGACTAGAGATGGCGAGTACGTTATAACGGGTTCTGAAAGTGGCCGCTGTGCGGTCTGGAGGCTTTTCCCTCTGCGAAAACTTTACTCCTTCCAG CAAGTAGACAGTGCGGTACGATCAGTGGCTGTTTCGGCGAATCATCGATTTGTTCTTGCTGGACTCGACTCCGGATCAATAGTTGTTTTCAATGTTGATTTTAATCGATGGCATTACGAGTACAAAACTCGATATCAAGTCCAGAAATAA